From Streptomyces chrestomyceticus JCM 4735, one genomic window encodes:
- a CDS encoding serine/threonine-protein kinase: MARKIGSRYTAHQILGRGSAGTVWLGDGPEGAVAIKLLREDLAADQELVGRFVQERAALLGLDHPHVVGVRDLVVDGNDLALVMDLVRGTDLRTRLERERRLAPEAAVAVAADVADGLAAAHKAGIVHRDVKPENVLLDMQGPLGPGGAHPALLTDFGIARLVDTPRRALPQPPAAGNLRSAKVIGTPDYLAPEIIEGLPPRASVDVYALATVLYEMLAGFTPFGGGHPGAVLRRHVTEAVAPLPGIPDELWQLLLQCLAKAPASRLRAPELATRLREILPGLAGHPPLDIDEPDGDQAAEEAADTATGPYVSGAAGSAPGAYDEALYPPVAPGGSRPRGAVPLVHGSAAPDSNRETHTSMRVPGPDELAGGAHGTARAPRAAGEPRAGSARHREAVRRRRVKLGLAAAAVVAAAGLGGWFASQHGDSGEDAKPGVRQSDPATPRPTR, from the coding sequence TTGGCACGGAAGATCGGCAGCCGGTACACCGCCCACCAGATCCTTGGCCGCGGCAGTGCCGGCACGGTATGGCTAGGCGACGGACCCGAGGGGGCCGTCGCCATCAAGCTGCTGCGCGAGGACCTGGCCGCCGACCAGGAGCTGGTCGGCCGCTTCGTCCAGGAGCGCGCGGCGCTGCTGGGTCTGGACCACCCGCACGTCGTCGGCGTGCGCGACCTGGTCGTCGACGGCAACGACCTCGCCCTGGTCATGGACCTCGTCCGCGGCACGGACCTGCGCACCCGCCTGGAGCGGGAGCGGCGGCTCGCCCCGGAGGCCGCCGTCGCCGTCGCCGCCGACGTGGCCGACGGCCTCGCCGCCGCCCACAAGGCCGGCATCGTGCACCGCGACGTCAAGCCCGAGAACGTCCTGCTGGACATGCAGGGACCGCTCGGGCCCGGCGGCGCCCACCCCGCGCTGCTCACCGACTTCGGCATCGCCCGCCTCGTCGACACACCGCGCCGCGCCCTCCCGCAGCCACCGGCCGCCGGAAACCTGCGCTCGGCCAAGGTGATCGGCACCCCCGACTACCTCGCGCCCGAGATCATCGAGGGCCTGCCGCCGCGCGCGTCCGTCGACGTGTACGCGCTCGCCACGGTGCTGTACGAGATGCTCGCCGGCTTCACCCCGTTCGGCGGCGGCCACCCCGGCGCGGTACTGCGCCGCCACGTCACCGAGGCCGTGGCGCCGCTGCCCGGCATCCCGGACGAACTGTGGCAACTGCTCCTGCAGTGCCTGGCCAAGGCGCCCGCCTCCCGGCTGCGCGCCCCCGAACTGGCCACCCGGCTGCGCGAGATCCTGCCCGGCCTGGCGGGCCACCCGCCGCTGGACATCGACGAGCCCGACGGCGACCAGGCCGCCGAGGAGGCGGCGGACACCGCCACCGGCCCGTACGTGTCCGGTGCCGCCGGGTCCGCCCCGGGCGCGTACGACGAGGCCCTCTACCCGCCGGTCGCGCCCGGCGGCTCCCGCCCGCGCGGCGCCGTACCGCTCGTCCACGGCTCGGCCGCCCCCGACTCGAACCGCGAGACGCACACCAGCATGCGCGTCCCCGGCCCGGACGAGCTGGCGGGCGGTGCGCACGGCACGGCCCGCGCCCCGCGCGCCGCGGGCGAGCCCCGGGCCGGCTCGGCCCGGCACCGCGAGGCGGTACGCCGCCGCCGGGTGAAACTGGGGCTGGCCGCCGCCGCGGTGGTGGCCGCCGCCGGGCTCGGCGGCTGGTTCGCCTCCCAGCACGGCGACTCCGGCGAGGACGCCAAGCCGGGCGTCCGGCAATCCGACCCGGCGACCCCGCGGCCCACCCGCTGA
- the prfB gene encoding peptide chain release factor 2, which translates to MAVVDVSEELKSLSSTMGSIEAVLDLDKMRADIAALEEQAAAPSLWDDPESAQKITSRLSYLQGQLRRAEELRGRVDDVGVLFELAEAEGDDETRAEAEKELADVRKAVDELEVRTLLSGEYDSREAVVNIRAEAGGVDAADFAEKLQRMYLRWAERHGYKTELYETSYAEEAGIKSTTFAVQVPYAYGTLSVEQGTHRLVRISPFDNQGRRQTSFAGVEVLPVVEQTDHIEIDESELRVDVYRSSGPGGQGVNTTDSAVRLTHIPTGIVVSCQNERSQIQNKATAMNVLQAKLLERRRQEEQAKMDALKGDGGNSWGNQMRSYVLHPYQMVKDLRTEFEVGNPQSVLDGDIDGFLEAGIRWRKQQEQGK; encoded by the coding sequence GTGGCAGTCGTCGATGTATCCGAAGAGCTGAAGTCCCTCTCCTCGACCATGGGGTCGATCGAGGCCGTCCTGGACCTCGACAAGATGAGGGCCGATATCGCCGCGCTTGAGGAGCAGGCAGCGGCGCCGTCCCTCTGGGACGACCCGGAGAGCGCACAGAAGATCACCAGTCGGCTGTCCTACCTCCAGGGCCAGCTCCGCCGGGCCGAGGAGCTGCGCGGCCGGGTCGACGACGTCGGTGTGCTCTTCGAGCTCGCCGAGGCCGAGGGTGACGACGAGACCCGTGCCGAGGCCGAGAAGGAGCTGGCCGACGTCCGCAAGGCCGTCGACGAGCTGGAGGTCCGCACGCTGCTGTCGGGCGAGTACGACTCCCGCGAGGCCGTCGTCAACATCCGCGCCGAGGCCGGCGGCGTGGACGCCGCCGACTTCGCCGAGAAGCTCCAGCGCATGTACCTGCGCTGGGCCGAGCGACACGGCTACAAGACCGAGCTGTACGAGACCTCGTACGCCGAAGAGGCCGGCATCAAGTCGACCACCTTCGCCGTCCAGGTGCCGTACGCCTACGGCACCCTCTCCGTCGAGCAGGGCACCCACCGCCTCGTGCGCATCTCGCCCTTCGACAACCAGGGCCGCCGCCAGACGTCCTTCGCGGGCGTCGAGGTGCTGCCGGTGGTCGAGCAGACCGACCACATCGAGATCGACGAGTCCGAGCTGCGCGTCGACGTGTACCGCTCCTCGGGCCCCGGCGGCCAGGGCGTCAACACGACCGACTCCGCGGTGCGCCTGACGCACATCCCGACCGGCATCGTCGTCTCCTGCCAGAACGAGCGCTCGCAGATCCAGAACAAGGCGACCGCGATGAACGTCCTCCAGGCGAAGCTGCTCGAACGCCGCCGCCAGGAGGAGCAGGCCAAGATGGACGCGCTCAAGGGCGACGGCGGCAATTCCTGGGGCAACCAGATGCGGTCGTACGTCCTGCACCCGTACCAGATGGTCAAGGACCTGCGCACCGAGTTCGAGGTCGGCAACCCGCAGTCCGTGCTCGACGGCGACATCGACGGCTTCCTGGAGGCGGGCATCCGCTGGCGCAAGCAGCAGGAGCAGGGAAAGTAA